A portion of the Candidatus Eisenbacteria bacterium genome contains these proteins:
- a CDS encoding alpha/beta hydrolase, translating into MLRVRTIGAAVLVVLFLLAAGYAWLVRMADRSFERAIERARAIEVEAIEIGEARDGIAEVRITGAGGERAIGLRREISPEDHLRLRVLLIGGIGTGENAARLVVPFPGAEIYSFEYPLAARLPRGDALSKAASIPSLIKGTAESLVSFGLAKRAIFSRGDGASNVLIGVSLGVPFAAALASIGEKPDAVALLYGGGDIGPIIARALPSGPFTLRALAGRTLGRLLARLDPARTAGGIAPAPLLLVSAEDDPRIPAASVRALHDAARDPKTVVLLGGGHVLPEKEALLEELVREVVAWLRELQLLQDVGEAAPPAEG; encoded by the coding sequence TTGCTTCGCGTTCGAACGATCGGTGCCGCGGTTCTCGTCGTTCTTTTTCTGCTCGCGGCCGGGTATGCCTGGCTCGTTCGGATGGCCGATCGATCCTTCGAGCGCGCGATCGAGCGCGCCCGCGCGATCGAAGTCGAAGCGATCGAGATCGGAGAGGCGCGGGACGGGATCGCCGAGGTGCGGATCACGGGAGCGGGGGGAGAGCGGGCCATCGGTCTCCGACGCGAGATCTCTCCGGAAGATCATCTTCGGCTTCGCGTTCTTCTCATCGGCGGAATCGGAACGGGAGAGAACGCGGCCCGGCTCGTCGTCCCGTTCCCCGGCGCGGAGATCTACTCGTTCGAGTATCCGCTCGCGGCGCGGCTCCCGCGGGGCGACGCGCTCTCGAAGGCCGCGTCGATTCCTTCGCTCATCAAGGGAACCGCGGAAAGCCTCGTCTCGTTCGGGCTCGCGAAGCGCGCGATCTTCTCGCGAGGGGACGGCGCGTCGAACGTCCTCATCGGGGTCAGCCTCGGCGTCCCCTTCGCCGCGGCGCTCGCCTCGATCGGAGAGAAGCCGGACGCGGTCGCGCTTCTCTACGGAGGAGGCGACATCGGGCCGATCATCGCGCGGGCCCTTCCATCGGGTCCATTCACCCTTCGCGCGCTCGCCGGACGAACGCTCGGGCGCCTGCTCGCCCGTCTCGATCCGGCACGAACCGCCGGCGGAATCGCCCCCGCGCCGCTCCTCCTCGTGAGCGCCGAGGATGATCCGCGAATCCCCGCCGCCTCGGTGCGCGCTCTACACGACGCGGCGAGGGATCCGAAGACCGTGGTCCTTCTCGGCGGGGGCCATGTTCTCCCTGAGAAGGAAGCGCTTCTCGAGGAGCTGGTCCGGGAGGTCGTGGCGTGGCTCCGGGAACTTCAGCTTCTTCAAGATGTTGGCGAGGCCGCCCCGCCGGCGGAGGGGTGA
- a CDS encoding metallophosphoesterase, with translation MWLLAAAAALFFIAAPAVFARPIGDTLTVIMRPILGVPAIRAAGETLEINASAPPSTDGWSVELLRPPCSFPLDVAGATYNSYRKLWTLRAPIPLDLPETLYDLAVHAAGGVADTTRRAVKILSRYEDDWCFAHVTDTHLPGHTYYGGRGWEADSTEMADFRAVIDDLNLIAPELVLLTGDFVNEGEAEDLNEYRAYSRAQRLLLELDVPVFLVAGNHDVGGWRDTPPPDGTARRNWWRFFGWPYLDDPPDRVTTQNYFFDYGPVRFIGLEAYLNYDGWRSGTYGASSFLGHQLDFLREAADSRPEGSRVVAFYHYDFANQIGDPAERAIDLALYGHIHRDAGSITDPRPVLATEACADGKRAYRIVRVRDGRLGERPTLRAGSRGELLTIEFDAPNDGSRDANAATIVNGHNQPLEFAEVSFVMPKASAPYGASGGTVIREIDADTALVVVARVSLSEGERARVRLEPSDESPRPPVPPVPDAFRLIGSVPNPFNGATEIRFEIPDPGGTVAIELFDVAGRYLFLLARGPFPGGAHAFPWDGRAPSGASLSAGVYFYRVAFEGEARVGRVLYFR, from the coding sequence ATGTGGCTCTTGGCGGCCGCCGCCGCGCTCTTCTTCATTGCCGCGCCCGCCGTGTTCGCCCGGCCGATCGGCGACACGCTCACCGTGATCATGCGCCCGATCCTCGGCGTGCCGGCGATCCGCGCCGCGGGGGAGACGCTCGAGATCAACGCGAGCGCGCCCCCCTCGACCGATGGGTGGTCGGTCGAGCTGCTCCGGCCCCCATGCTCCTTCCCTCTCGATGTCGCAGGCGCGACGTACAATTCATATAGAAAGCTCTGGACGCTTCGCGCGCCGATCCCGCTCGATCTGCCCGAGACGCTCTACGACCTTGCCGTGCACGCGGCGGGGGGCGTCGCCGACACGACCCGACGCGCGGTGAAGATCCTCTCCCGCTACGAAGACGACTGGTGCTTCGCCCACGTGACCGACACCCACCTCCCCGGGCACACGTACTACGGGGGCCGCGGCTGGGAGGCAGACTCGACCGAGATGGCCGACTTCCGCGCGGTCATCGACGATCTCAACCTGATCGCCCCCGAGCTCGTCCTCCTCACCGGCGACTTCGTCAACGAGGGGGAGGCCGAAGACCTGAACGAGTACCGGGCCTACTCGCGCGCGCAGAGGCTCCTCCTCGAGCTCGACGTTCCGGTCTTCCTCGTCGCGGGGAACCACGACGTGGGCGGGTGGCGCGACACCCCGCCCCCGGACGGAACCGCGCGGAGGAACTGGTGGCGCTTCTTCGGGTGGCCGTATCTCGACGATCCTCCGGACCGGGTGACGACCCAGAACTACTTCTTCGACTACGGCCCGGTCCGCTTCATCGGTCTCGAGGCGTACCTCAACTACGACGGGTGGCGGAGCGGGACCTACGGGGCGAGCTCCTTCCTCGGGCACCAGCTCGACTTTCTCCGCGAGGCGGCCGATTCGAGACCGGAGGGGAGCCGGGTGGTCGCCTTCTACCACTACGACTTCGCGAACCAGATCGGCGATCCGGCGGAGCGCGCGATCGACCTCGCCCTTTACGGCCACATCCACCGGGACGCCGGTTCGATCACCGATCCGAGGCCGGTGCTCGCCACGGAGGCGTGCGCGGATGGAAAGCGAGCCTATCGGATCGTGCGCGTGAGAGACGGGCGGCTTGGAGAGAGGCCGACGCTCCGGGCGGGGAGCCGAGGGGAGCTTCTCACGATCGAGTTCGATGCGCCGAACGACGGATCGCGCGACGCGAACGCCGCGACGATCGTGAACGGGCACAACCAGCCGCTCGAGTTCGCCGAAGTCTCGTTCGTGATGCCCAAGGCGAGCGCGCCGTACGGCGCGAGCGGGGGGACGGTGATCCGCGAGATCGACGCGGATACCGCGCTCGTCGTGGTCGCGCGCGTTTCGCTCTCCGAAGGGGAGAGGGCGCGCGTGCGGCTCGAGCCGTCGGACGAGTCGCCGCGCCCGCCGGTTCCGCCAGTCCCCGACGCGTTCCGTCTCATCGGGAGCGTCCCGAACCCGTTCAATGGGGCGACCGAGATCCGCTTCGAGATCCCTGATCCGGGCGGAACGGTCGCGATCGAGCTGTTCGACGTAGCGGGCCGCTACCTCTTTCTCCTGGCGCGCGGGCCGTTCCCCGGAGGAGCGCACGCGTTTCCTTGGGACGGACGCGCTCCGTCGGGAGCGAGTCTCTCGGCCGGCGTCTACTTCTACCGCGTGGCATTCGAGGGGGAAGCGCGCGTCGGACGGGTTCTCTACTTCCGTTAG
- a CDS encoding sodium:proton antiporter: MKTKNIPHGRAGSAPGSLGLRLLGGRAVFAISLFLLLALLLLLPGAALAAEQAEHGGEHSHGTKLGERLPLWSVIPFAGILLSIALFPLLAPHFWHRHFPKISFAWAAVFAVPFLLVYKSAAFYEILHIYIVDYIPFILVLWSLFTTAGGICIGGSFRGTPLGNVVVLLIGTLLASWVGTTGASMIMIRPLLRMNKERKHKAYIIIFFIFLVSNIGGSLTPLGDPPLLLGFVHGVPFFWTMGLFPMMGFVVVLLLALFFAIDTYFYRKDGIFRGNLEGVRTEGVRVDGLHNLLFLGGILTAVLISGVWHAGHVSIFGVHVPYQNIFRDSMLILMGLLSLWTTRRAIRRANEFSWFPIKEVAYLFAGIFMTIVPALAILRAGTHGHLAFLIEAAKEPADYFWITGALSSFLDNAPTYLTFLNTALGRFYEGMREIDAIHALIAERGLYLKAISLGAVFMGANTYIGNAPNFMVKSISEEAGVRMPSFFGYMFKYSIPILIPCFLLVVWLFL, from the coding sequence ATGAAGACGAAGAACATCCCGCACGGTCGCGCCGGATCCGCCCCGGGTTCGCTAGGGCTCCGTCTTCTCGGCGGCCGCGCCGTTTTCGCCATCTCTCTCTTCCTCTTGCTGGCGCTCCTCCTCCTCCTCCCGGGTGCGGCGCTCGCGGCGGAGCAGGCGGAGCACGGGGGCGAACACTCGCACGGAACCAAGCTCGGCGAACGGCTCCCTCTCTGGAGCGTGATCCCCTTCGCCGGGATTCTTCTCTCGATCGCGCTCTTTCCCCTTCTCGCGCCCCACTTCTGGCACCGGCATTTCCCGAAGATTTCCTTTGCTTGGGCGGCGGTCTTCGCCGTTCCGTTCCTTCTCGTCTACAAATCGGCCGCGTTCTACGAGATTCTTCACATTTATATCGTCGACTACATCCCGTTCATTCTTGTCCTCTGGTCTCTTTTCACGACGGCGGGGGGGATCTGCATCGGCGGGAGCTTCCGCGGGACCCCGCTCGGGAACGTCGTGGTTCTTCTCATCGGCACCCTGCTCGCCTCGTGGGTCGGGACGACCGGCGCCTCGATGATCATGATCCGCCCCCTTCTTCGGATGAACAAGGAGCGGAAGCACAAGGCATATATCATCATTTTCTTTATCTTTCTGGTTTCAAACATCGGCGGGTCGCTCACGCCCCTCGGGGACCCGCCGCTCCTTCTCGGGTTCGTCCACGGGGTTCCTTTCTTTTGGACGATGGGCCTCTTCCCGATGATGGGCTTCGTCGTTGTTCTTCTTCTCGCTCTTTTCTTCGCGATCGACACGTATTTCTACCGGAAGGACGGCATATTCCGTGGGAACTTGGAGGGCGTGAGGACGGAAGGTGTCCGCGTGGACGGCCTCCACAACCTCCTCTTCCTCGGCGGAATCCTCACGGCGGTCCTGATCTCGGGAGTTTGGCACGCAGGGCACGTCTCGATCTTCGGCGTGCACGTGCCGTACCAGAACATCTTCCGCGACTCGATGCTGATCCTGATGGGGCTCTTGTCCCTCTGGACGACCAGGCGGGCGATCCGCCGGGCGAACGAGTTCAGCTGGTTCCCGATCAAGGAGGTGGCGTATCTCTTCGCCGGGATCTTCATGACGATCGTGCCCGCCCTCGCGATCCTTCGCGCCGGCACTCACGGACACCTCGCTTTCTTGATCGAAGCGGCGAAGGAGCCGGCCGATTACTTCTGGATCACGGGTGCGCTCTCGAGCTTCCTCGACAACGCGCCGACCTACCTCACGTTCCTGAACACGGCTCTCGGGAGGTTCTACGAGGGAATGAGGGAGATCGACGCGATCCACGCGCTGATCGCGGAGCGGGGGCTCTACCTGAAGGCGATTTCCTTGGGCGCGGTCTTCATGGGAGCGAACACCTACATCGGGAACGCACCGAACTTCATGGTGAAGTCGATCTCCGAAGAAGCGGGCGTGCGGATGCCGAGCTTCTTCGGGTACATGTTCAAGTACTCGATCCCGATCCTCATCCCGTGCTTCCTTCTCGTGGTGTGGCTCTTCTTGTAG
- a CDS encoding carboxypeptidase regulatory-like domain-containing protein: MNRRTIPPFPARRAESGERPLGAPLSAVLLVVALSLPACDTGKIGGPGEPSEARAVLADSLPRVFAERDDAAYERLLHPDYRFTFAAGDAPADLPGSFWGKKTESAVVESLFSHAEIQVLDFDIAIFDDAFTLIPGTSGERDYRAGAILGAAIVRQDTAGGTIDTVIVPVIETYRLRVDPADGSWKIYDEIEQGPAGKTAGASAETSRWGALKAAFYAPLPLPAERTVKGIVRLDDEAGTPLEGATVEAGTEKSVTDAYGAFSIPGVPPSVTSLRASHASALPAVIPVGGGDDVFRVDIALRALLLHETPGAMLERDFAAAYSTRDSLRYAFLLDSRYRFTPLLDEIDPDDPLPYWTLDEEHAIAGRMFAGTANSRGQIVKRIKLVLDVKTSAVDDTPDPERPPGEIWHRTTTFVDLLVTVDDPEDPEGIMHYVVLSDQVFITRPDPARAGRYLVVRQEDRHPINRMPKGPSRGTEGTSWGSIKSLWR, from the coding sequence ATGAACCGAAGAACGATCCCGCCTTTCCCCGCGCGTCGAGCGGAGAGCGGGGAACGACCTCTTGGCGCTCCCTTGTCCGCGGTCCTTCTTGTCGTCGCTCTTTCTCTCCCCGCCTGCGATACGGGGAAGATCGGGGGACCTGGGGAACCGTCCGAGGCGCGCGCCGTCTTGGCGGACAGCCTCCCGCGGGTCTTCGCCGAGCGGGACGACGCGGCGTACGAACGCCTCTTGCATCCGGACTATCGGTTCACGTTCGCCGCGGGCGACGCCCCCGCGGATCTGCCGGGTTCGTTCTGGGGGAAGAAGACGGAGAGCGCGGTCGTCGAATCGCTCTTCTCGCACGCGGAGATTCAGGTATTGGACTTCGATATCGCGATCTTCGACGATGCGTTCACGCTCATCCCCGGAACGAGCGGCGAGCGAGACTACCGCGCGGGGGCGATTCTCGGCGCGGCGATCGTCCGGCAAGATACCGCGGGGGGAACGATCGACACGGTGATCGTTCCGGTCATCGAAACCTATCGCCTCCGCGTCGATCCCGCCGACGGATCGTGGAAGATCTACGACGAGATCGAGCAGGGACCGGCCGGCAAGACGGCGGGCGCGTCCGCGGAGACGAGCCGCTGGGGCGCATTGAAGGCGGCCTTCTACGCTCCACTCCCCCTTCCGGCGGAGCGGACCGTGAAGGGGATCGTCCGCTTGGACGACGAGGCAGGGACGCCGCTCGAGGGGGCGACGGTCGAAGCGGGGACGGAGAAATCCGTCACCGATGCATACGGCGCGTTCTCGATTCCCGGCGTTCCCCCCTCCGTGACCTCGCTCCGCGCGAGCCACGCGAGCGCGCTCCCGGCCGTCATTCCCGTCGGCGGCGGAGACGATGTCTTCCGGGTGGATATCGCGCTTCGCGCACTCCTTCTCCATGAGACGCCGGGCGCGATGCTTGAAAGGGATTTCGCGGCGGCGTACTCGACAAGAGACAGCCTGCGCTACGCCTTCCTTCTCGACTCGCGCTATCGCTTCACGCCTCTTCTGGACGAGATCGATCCGGACGACCCGCTTCCATACTGGACCCTCGACGAGGAGCATGCGATCGCGGGGCGGATGTTCGCGGGCACGGCGAACTCTCGGGGACAGATCGTCAAGCGGATCAAGCTCGTGCTCGACGTGAAAACGTCCGCCGTGGACGACACCCCCGACCCCGAGAGGCCGCCCGGCGAGATCTGGCACAGGACGACGACCTTCGTCGATCTCCTCGTCACGGTCGACGATCCGGAGGACCCTGAGGGGATCATGCACTATGTCGTTCTGTCGGATCAGGTCTTCATCACCCGGCCGGATCCGGCGCGGGCAGGTCGCTATCTCGTCGTCCGACAAGAGGACCGGCATCCGATCAACCGAATGCCGAAGGGTCCCTCGCGGGGGACGGAAGGAACTTCTTGGGGTAGCATCAAGAGCCTGTGGCGGTAG
- a CDS encoding ATP-dependent 6-phosphofructokinase, which yields MLTPDDFRVRTLGERRIHSPLNYSTRRGDGIGNFILDETIVRAKIELRPGEDPREDLFFEKAGPRERLFFDPATTRAAIVTCGGLCPGTNNVIRALVLGLHHRYGVRDILGIRYGFEGLNPAVGLPPIRLEPDFVEFIHRRGGTALGTSRGEQDPKTMVDFLRGERIDILFCIGGDGTHRGAHAIWEEITRRMERIGVVCVPKTIDNDIPFVRKSFGYSTALEKAREVIDGAHMEAKGARNGIGLVKLMGRDAGFIAAGATLASQEVNFTLIPEVPFRLEGPDGFLAELEKRMAARGHAVIVVAEGAGRHLFDKEPVLRDKSGNVRPHDIGVYLKERIVAHFAEIEKPVTLKYIDPSYIIRSAPADADDSVFCNALARHAAHAGMAGKTGVTIGYQHDIFVHVPIPLVLVRKKRVSPEGRLWVSVLEATGQPASFGLPMGEDLGADLF from the coding sequence ATGCTCACGCCGGACGATTTCCGCGTGCGGACGCTGGGCGAGCGCCGCATTCATTCGCCCCTCAACTATTCGACCCGGCGCGGGGACGGCATCGGAAACTTCATCCTCGACGAGACGATCGTGCGGGCGAAGATCGAGCTTCGTCCAGGAGAGGATCCACGCGAGGATCTCTTCTTCGAGAAGGCGGGGCCCCGAGAGCGCCTCTTCTTCGATCCGGCGACGACGAGGGCGGCGATCGTAACCTGCGGGGGCCTCTGCCCGGGGACCAACAACGTGATCCGCGCGCTCGTTCTCGGGCTCCACCATCGCTACGGCGTGCGGGACATTCTCGGTATCCGCTACGGATTCGAAGGTCTGAATCCCGCCGTCGGCCTTCCACCGATCCGCCTCGAACCCGACTTCGTCGAGTTCATCCACCGACGCGGCGGCACCGCGCTCGGCACCTCGCGCGGCGAGCAAGACCCAAAAACGATGGTCGATTTCCTCCGGGGAGAGCGCATCGACATCCTCTTTTGCATCGGGGGGGACGGCACGCATCGGGGCGCGCACGCGATCTGGGAGGAGATCACGCGCCGCATGGAGCGAATCGGCGTCGTCTGCGTCCCCAAGACGATCGACAACGACATCCCTTTCGTTCGGAAGAGCTTCGGGTACAGCACCGCGCTCGAGAAAGCGCGCGAGGTGATCGACGGCGCGCACATGGAGGCGAAGGGAGCCCGCAACGGCATCGGGCTCGTGAAGCTGATGGGGAGGGACGCGGGGTTCATCGCGGCGGGCGCGACTCTCGCGAGCCAAGAGGTGAACTTCACGCTGATCCCCGAGGTTCCCTTTCGGCTCGAGGGGCCGGATGGGTTCCTCGCGGAGCTCGAAAAGAGAATGGCCGCGCGCGGCCACGCGGTGATCGTCGTCGCCGAGGGCGCGGGCCGGCATCTCTTCGACAAGGAGCCGGTCCTTCGCGACAAGTCGGGGAACGTGCGGCCCCACGACATCGGCGTCTATCTCAAGGAGCGCATCGTCGCCCACTTCGCGGAAATCGAGAAGCCGGTCACCCTCAAGTACATCGACCCGAGCTACATCATCCGCAGCGCTCCCGCGGACGCGGACGACAGCGTCTTCTGCAACGCGCTCGCCCGCCACGCGGCGCACGCGGGGATGGCCGGAAAGACCGGCGTCACGATCGGCTATCAACACGACATCTTCGTCCACGTTCCGATTCCGCTCGTGCTCGTCCGGAAGAAGCGCGTCTCGCCCGAGGGGAGATTGTGGGTGTCGGTGCTGGAGGCGACCGGCCAGCCGGCTTCCTTCGGCCTTCCGATGGGGGAGGATTTGGGAGCCGATCTCTTCTGA
- a CDS encoding DUF99 family protein produces MQRKTPRVLGVDDGPFRKGQKDSVPIVGVVMEGSLLVEGVAIGSFPVDGDGATEYLSEWIGAMRWAPALQAVLLGGVTLAGLGLVDIEELSRRLGVPVLSTTRRETGTSALGDALRAAGLSERLPLLDRIPPCREVRSGLFVTHAGTTAGDADAIVFSTLGLSNIPEPIRIAHLIGAALERGASRGRA; encoded by the coding sequence ATGCAAAGAAAGACTCCGCGCGTGCTCGGCGTCGACGACGGTCCCTTCCGCAAGGGACAGAAGGACTCCGTCCCGATCGTCGGCGTTGTGATGGAGGGATCCTTGCTCGTCGAGGGGGTCGCGATCGGATCGTTCCCTGTCGATGGAGACGGGGCGACCGAGTACCTCTCCGAGTGGATCGGCGCCATGCGATGGGCGCCCGCTCTTCAGGCGGTCCTCCTCGGAGGCGTCACGCTCGCGGGTCTCGGGCTTGTCGACATCGAGGAGCTTTCGCGGCGCCTCGGCGTGCCGGTCCTTTCGACGACCCGGCGCGAGACCGGGACGAGCGCTCTCGGCGATGCACTTCGCGCTGCGGGTCTCTCGGAACGCCTCCCCCTCCTCGATCGAATCCCCCCCTGCCGGGAAGTCCGGAGCGGCCTCTTCGTCACTCATGCCGGAACGACCGCCGGCGACGCCGATGCGATCGTCTTCTCCACCCTGGGCCTGTCGAACATCCCCGAACCGATCCGCATCGCCCATCTCATCGGGGCGGCCCTCGAGCGCGGGGCCTCTCGGGGCCGCGCGTGA